The region AATTAATTAAATATATCGGTTCGAATCCGGACGATACCTCTAAAACCTCTAAAGTAATTTAGAGTTTTTTTTATGTTTAATTTTTAGAAAATCTAATTATTAAACTTTTGTACAAACCCGACAGGTTTTAAAAACCTGTCGGGTCTACTTAGTATAATTACACAATCTTGTCATTTCGACGAAGGAGAAATCTCCGCAAGAAGCTCGACAAAGATTGGACAATTGTTGCGGAGTCACTTGCGGAGATTTCTCCTTCGTCGAAATGACAAACCAGACTTAAAAAACTTCTTTAAAAGTTAAAAACTAACACTTATAAACACAAAAAAACCTCTGAAATACAGAGGTTTAATTTTATATTTTTGAGTTATTAACAACTACTTTTCAATCTTCTCAAAGGCATTTTTAACCATTTCTTTTTCTTTTGGAAACCAGCCCTGAACCATAAGAGCAACTCCAAAAACCATTAAAACAATACTAATTCCTTTTTTAATTTTAAGAATATTAGTTGGTGTCATTTTTGATTTTAACTGTTTGGCTAATACTATTTTAAGGCAATCTACCAACAAATATGTAACAATTACTGCAGTGAAAAATGTCATCATTCTTGGTGTCTGCATTTGTAATTTTGGTCCAACAGAAATAATTACTGCCAGCCAGAATCCTAAAACACCAATGTTAATAACGTTAAGTAAAAAGCCTTTTACAAATAAACTGCCGTAATTTCTTTTAATAATATCACGGTCGATTTCTTCGTCGTTTATTTTTTCTTCTTTTTTTAATCTCACAAAAGAAATTATACCATAGGCCAACATTATGATTCCGCCAAAAATAAAGAGTGCTGGTTTGTCTTTTAAACTGGAAATTAATCTGTAACTTCCTAAATAGGCGATTGCTATAAAAAATATATCTCCTAAAACTACACCAAAATCAAAAACTATTGCAGCTCTGAATCCCTTTGTAATACTGGTTTCTAATAGTATAAAAAATACCGGACCTACCATAAAGCTTAGAAAAAGTCCCCATGGCAGTCCAGCCAGAATATCATTTATCATCAAAATACGACTTGATTATTTTACTTCTTCGATTTTACCTCCAAAAACTGTTTTCTGATTAATCTGCTTTGGTTTTCCATAAATGTAAATGGAGCCTCCTGCGCTCACTTTTGCATCGACAAGGGTCGAAGCATTAACATCTGCTTTTCCGCCCGCAGAAACGCTTACTTTGGTCTGAGAAGTGGCTAATTTACTTCCAAGGAAATAACCGCCGGCTCCTAATCCTGCATCAAGGTTATCTGCTTTTCCTGTAGCAGTAATTTCTCCACCCGAAACGGAACTTACTTTTAGCTTGTCAACATTCAAATCTACATTAATTTTTCCTCCTTCTTGTGCACTGACTTTAAACGAAGTAGCTTTTATCGTTTCTTTACTTGTTACTTCTGCACCTTCATTTACATCAATTAGTTCTATATGCTTATAATACAAAGTAACTTCTAAATCATTTCCTGAAAGAAGTTTTGGAAAAGGCATTCTTAGTTTTAGAATTCCATTTTTATTAACAGCCTCTAATTCTGCTTCTCTAGCTCCTTTTATAACAACTTTATTTTCGGATGACTGCACTAATTTTACACTTAATTTATCGTAAACTTTTACAGTATCAAACTCACCTAATTCTTTGGTAACCTGACCAAAAGACATTTGTACAAATAAAATTGCTGCTCCAATAATTAGCTTTCTCATACTTTTATTTTTTTTAATTAATACTTTATTCGGCTCTTCTTAAAAAATGAAAATCTAATTGTTTTTTAACCAAATCGGCATTTTTTACTTTAACATAAATTTCGTCTCCCAATTGCAAAATGCTGTTTGAAGTAGCTCCAACCAAGGCATATTGTTTTTCGTCGAAAGTATAATAATCATCTTTTATTTCTCTGATTCTTACCATTCCTTCGCATTTATTCGAAACGATTTCAACATAAATTCCCCATTCGGTAACACCGGAAATAACGCCAAGGAATTCTTCGTCCTGATGATCCTGCATGTATTTAACCTGCATATATTTGATACTATCTCGTTCAGCATTAGTTGCTAAACTTTCCATATTGGAACAATGCAGACATTTGGTTTCATAAGTTTCTTCGTCTACAGAAGCTCCTCCATCCAGATAATATTGCAGCAAACGGTGTACCATAACGTCCGGATAACGACGAATTGGCGATGTAAAATGGCTGTAATAATCAAAAGCCAAACCATAATGACCAATATTCTCTGTCGAATATTTGGCTTTGCTCATACTTCTAATGGCAAGAGTATCAATTAAGTTTTGCTCTTTTTTACCGTTTACTTCTTCCATCAATGCATTCAAAGACTTAGAAATATCGCCTTTGTTACGGAAATCTATTTTATAACCAAATTTAGCAATAACTGTTGCCATTGCAATTAACTTGTCTTCATTTGGTTCATCGTGAATACGGTAAACAAAGGTTTTCTTTTGTTTTCCAATGTATTCTGCTACTTTTCGGTTAGCCAAAAGCATGAATTCTTCAATCAAATGATTGGCATCTTTTGAGATCTTGAAATAAACGCCTTCCGGTTCTCCTTCAGCATCGAGATTGAACTTCACTTCTACTTTATCAAAAGAAATCGCACCTTGCTGCATTCTTTTCTTTCTCAAAATCTTAGCCAATTCATCCAGTTTTAAAGTCGCTTCGGTAATTTCATCTGAAACAATATACGATTCTCCGGTAATAGAAACATCAACCGGAATGGTATTATCTTTTGTTTCAATGATATATTGCGCTTCTTCATAAGCAAAACGCTGATCGGAATAAATTACTGTTCTTCCAAACCATTGGTTAATAACCTGAGCTGTTGGAGAAACTTCAAATACTGCAGAGAAAGTATATTTCTCTTCATTTGGACGAAGTGAACAGGCAAAGTTGGACAATACTTCAGGAAGCATTGGCACTACTCTATCCACTAAATAAACCGAGGTCGCTCTTTGATAGGCTTCATCATCCAGAATTGTTCCTTCTTCTAAGTAATACGAAACATCGGCAATATGGATTCCTATTTCGAAATTTCCATTTTCTAACTTTTTGAATGACAAGGCGTCATCAAAATCTTTTGCATCTTTTGGATCGATTGTAAACGTAAGTGTATCACGCATATCACGACGTTTTGCAATCTCAGATTCCTGAATGGAAGTATCCAGTTTTTGAGCATACACCTCTACTTCTACCGGAAAATCAGAAGGCAAGCCGTATTCAGCCAGAATAGCATGAATTTCAGTATTATGTTCTCCAGGTTTTCCTAAAACTCTGATTACAGATCCAAACGGACTATCAGCTCTCTTTGGCCAGTCTTCAATCTTGACTAAAACAACATCACCGTTTTCTGCTTCTCCCAATTTATCTTTGGGAATAAAAATATCGGTATACATCTTAGGATTTGCAGTCGAAACAAATGCAAAGTTAGGTTGCATATCTATTACACCTACAAACTCTGTTTTATCTCTTTCCAGAACTTCAATTACTTCACCTTCAGGTCTTTTTCCTTTTCTACGGTTATAAACATAAACCTTTACTTTGTCTTTGTCTAAAGCACGATTCAAGTTATTAGTAGGGATAAAAACATCTTCTTCAAATTCGTCACAAATAAAATATGCCGTTTTTCTGCTCGTCATATCTATCGTTCCTTCATAATAATCCTGACTGATTGCTTTAACTAAATATTTTCCTGGTTCTGTTTCTACAATTTTCTTTTGAGCAGCCAGTATCTTTAAGTCTTTTATAATCTGGTTTCTGCTTTTTGTATCGTCAAGTTCTAACTTCGCTCCTATCTGTTTGTAATTAAATGGCTTATTGGCATTTTGCGATAAAATCTTCAGGATTTTCCCGGAGAAATCTTTCTCTTTTTTTATCGGCTTTCTAATTTTCTTACTCATATATCTTTTCTTATAAGGTTTAAAATTACAAATAAGAAATCAGATTACAGATTTTAACAAATAGAATTATTAAAATTATAACTTTTCGTACATTTACAAAAACACCCTTTATGGAAAGCTTTCAAACTATTGCCGTATTCAATTATCAGCACGAAACAGTGGTTCTCAAACACTTACTGGAGCAAGAAGAAATTCCATACTTTTTTGAAAACGAAATGACACTTTCCGTTATGCCACTTTACTCCAACGCACTTGGCGGAATCAAACTCAAAGTTCATCCGGAAGACTTCGAACAAGTTCAGCAAATTCTGGACAATCTCAACAATCCGCTTAAAATCGTTTGAAACAAACTCAAAATTCAATTTCAAAATTCAATTTCAGTTGTAACCAAAAGTTCAAAATTCAATTTTTTTCTTTTTAAACTTTTTTAGTTTTCAACATATATTAAATACAACAAAAAAGATTTTTAAAAATTTAAAAAAATTTGGTTGTTATTATAGCTTGTTAATATGTCGAATAAATTTTTTTCTGAAGTCATTGAAATCTCGTTTTACTTATTTATTCTGAGTTATCAACATAGTTATTTTTAGTTAAATTACTTATTTATAAGACTTTTTGTATTTTAATTAACAACGGTTGACAACCAAAAGTGAATTGATTTTGTAAATAAGTTAGCATGTTGATAGTTGTTGAAAATGGTATTTTTGATATTGATAACTTTTCCAAAAATTCCCGAAACTTTTCTTGCATATTTAATTCCCGTTTTGGATTAAGGTTTTTTTTGACACAACCAAAAAAAAGTTCTAATTTTCTTTTTCAACTTATTAACATTTTCTGTTAACTTAAAGTTAATTGAATATCAAGCAATTACAAACTGCTATCAACACCTCAAAATTTTAACAAAAATTCTGTTTATTATTTATTGATTATGAGATACTTATAGAGTTGTTAAAATTGTTAATAACTGATAAGGTTTTGATAGTAAGATAGTTGAGAATAGCAATGAATTCACTAACGAAAACATTTATTTTGTATAAAAAGAATAGAGTTCATTTCCTTTGTTAATAACACTTTCTAATCCTTTATTTTTTAGGATTTCTTCAATGTCAGATGTCGTTTTTGAAGTGACTTTTTCTGCTAAATACTTTAAAAACCAATAGGAGTACTCATTTATAGGATCTATTTCTTCTGTTTTAAACTCTATGATTTTTTTATTTAGCTTATTAAATTCAAAATTATAGGCGAATTCATATAATTTGTACAGTTCTATTTTTTGATTCTTTTTTTGATAATCTATATCCTTTTTATCTAATGTTGCTTTATAATCATTTAAATATTCTTTACAGACATTGAAAGTTTTCTTTTTTATGTTTCTGTCTACTAGAAGTGAAAAATCATAATATTTCTGAGTAAGTTTAATTGTAGTGCTAAAGTTTTTAGCTTTAAAATAGTTTATTAAATCCACAGATAGGAACTCTGTTGATAAGTTGAATTTTTCTATTTCAGATTTTAAATTTGATATATTTTGATAGCCTAAAATGTTATGGATAACTTTACCATTGGCATCTATAATTAAAATGTTTGGAATGCTGTTTATTCCATATTTAGCAGCTAATTCCTTATTTGAATCTATATCAATTTTTAGTTTTACAAAACCTTGAAGGGTTTCTTGCAATTGTTCATTGTTCCATATATTTTTTTCCATTTCCAAGCAAGGACCGCACCAGGTTGCCCAGAAGTCAACAATAATAAATCTATTGGTAGTTAATGCCATTTTTTGAGCATCTTCGTAGGATGTAAGCCAATTGGCTTGCGTAATTTGAATGGAAAAAAGTATTAGTAGGATGATGTATTTTTTCATATTATTAAAGTCTAATATATTTTTAGATGTCTAATTAAAATGATTAATATTTTTAATAATTTCATCTTGTCGATATTCTCCTAACTTTCTAAAAAAAGTTCCATTAGACTTTATAATAATGTAGTTTCCACAATCAAATTTATATCTAAACAATACCTTTTTTATCACATCATTAGTATCTTGCAAAACATTATTATTTTTATACTTATAATCTTTTTCAGTTATAAAAAATTGAAGAACATTGTTGTTTTTAGTAAAGTATTTTTTATAATTTTTATCATTTACATAATAGTCAATGCAGCTTCCATTAGGTTCTGGATTATCTTTATAGAAAAAATTGATAATTATAGTTTTAGTACTATCTATTTTTCTACTACTTATTTTTTGTAATTCATTTTTAATTGTATTCGTTTCAAGAGTTGATAACATTCCAATATCTATTTTTTTATTAAAACGTGCAATTATAGCTGTATCTATTTCATAAACACGTAATTCTAGGTTTTCATTATCTTTTTTAGTAATAAATTGCCCCGATGTTATTAAATTATTGTATTCATCAAATATATATTGAGGTTTAGAAGTTTTTTGTGATAGACAGACTGTAGTTATAAAATAAAACAAATAAATTTCGATTTTTTTCATGGCTTATATTTTTGGTTGTAAATTAGTTATTAAAAATAAAAGTAGTATAAAACTGATATAAAACAAATTTTAGCAAATAAATTTTGTAAGATATTATTTCTATATAAATAACATAAAATGCAAAATGAAAATATTTAAAACTATTTTTAATGCTATGAGTAACTTTACTTAAATTTGCATAACACAACTTAATAGTATAGAAAAATGAAAATTTCGATAGGAAACGACCACGCTGGCCCTGAATATAAAAAAGCAATTGTTGCCATGCTTGAAGCAAAAGGCTATGAAGTAACGAATTATGGTACAGATACAGATGCTTCTGTTGATTATCCTGATTTTGGACACCCGGTTGCCAATGATGTATCTGAAGGAAAAGCTGATTTTGGAATCGTAATCTGCGGAAGCGGTAACGGAATTGCAATGACTGTTAATAAACACCCGAAAGTAAGAGCTGGTTTATGCTGGACTAAGGAAATCGCTTATTTAACCCGTTTACACAACGATGCTAATATTGTGAGTATTCCGGCAAGGTTTACTTCTATTCATCAGGCAGTTGAAATTGTTGAAACATTCTTAGAAACTGCTTTTGAAGGCGGAAGACACCAAAACAGAGTAAATAAGATTGCTTGTTCATAAAACGTCAAAAAAATCGGGTGCTTCGCACCAAATAACATAAAAACACACCGGGCGGATTTTTAAATTCATCCGGTTTTTTATTTTAAATATTTGAAAAACAGATTTTTATTTAAAGTAGAGGTTATCAACAATGTTAATATCTATATATTATGAGTTGATTTTAGATAAATAATTACAGCCTGTACTAAAATTATATAGAGAAACTTCATAATAAATGAAGTTTTACTCGTTTTATGTCTAAAGAAAAACATACCTGTTAATAACCCAACAGATCCGCCAATAAAAGCTAATACAAACAACGTACTTTCGGGTATTCGTCTGTTATGTCTTTTGGTTTGAAACTTATCATAACCTGTGAGTAGGAATGTTATGCTATTTATAATTAAAAAATAGAGTAATAAAATTTTCATGGGGCTAAAAATTAGAAACAAAGATATTATTTTAGCAAAATAATTGATTTATGGATTTTGTTTATTTAACAAGTAAAGTATATCATTTTAAAATTAAGAAATTATTTCATTAAACTATGACTAATATTCAATTCATTGCCAAGACTGTTCAGGCACCGGCAGTAAGTATTCAAAACACAGTAAAATTATTAGAAGAAGACTGTACAATTCCGTTTATTTCCCGATATAGAAAAGACAGTACAGGAAACCTGGATGAAACTGTTATTGAGCAGATTGCAAAACTTCAAAAAGATTATGATACGCTTGTAAAACGTAAAGAAGCCGTTCTAAAATCTATTGAAGAGCAAAAAGCACTTACACCAGAATTGAAGAAAAAAATCGAAGAAAGTTTCGATTTACAAGAGATAGAAGATTTTTACCTTCCTTATAAAAAAAAGAAAAAAACAAAGGCAGATGTGGCGCGCGAATTTGGTTTAGAACCTTTAGCCAAACTGATTATATCTGAAAGCGATGCTGATATCGATTTTATTTCGACGCAGTATATTAATGAAAATGTTATTAACGAAGAGGCAGCAATTCAGGGCGCACGAGATATTGTAGCCGAATGGATTAACGAAAACATCTATGTTCGTAAACAACTTCGTAGATTATATCAGCGTAAAGCGACGATTGCTACAAAAGTGGTGAAAAAGAAAGCTGAAGAAGAAGGCGCACAGAAATTCAACCAGTATTTTGATTGGGAAGAACCGTTGACAAAAGCACCGGCTCACCGTTTATTAGCGATGCTTCGTGCAGAAAATGAAGGTTTTATCAAAATGAAAATCGATGTTGATATTGATGATGCTTACGATGTTATCGATGAAATTATCATTAAAAAGCAAAATAATACAACAGCTCATTTGCAATTAGCAATTGAAGACAGTTACAAACGTTTATTGAATCCGGCAATTGGAAACGAAACGTTACAGGAAGCAAAAGCAAAAGCCGATGCTAATTCCATTCAGGTTTTTGCTAACAATTTAGGACAGTTATTATTGGCTCCGCCATTGGGAGAAAAACGTATTCTGGCAATCGATCCAGGATTTAGAAGTGGTTGTAAAGTAGTTTGTCTGGACGAAAAAGGAGATTTGTTATACAATGAAACCATTTATCCGCACGCGCCTCAAAATGAGGAATCAATGGCGATCAAGAAAATCCGTTCGATGGTAAATGCGTATCAAATTGATGCGATTTCTATTGGAAACGGAACAGCTTCTCGTGAAACGGAATTTTTCATTAAAAAAATTGCTTTCGATAAACCTATTCAGGTTTTTGTGGTTTCTGAGGCAGGAGCTTCTGTTTATTCCGCTTCAAAAATTGCAAGAGAAGAATTTCCAAATTATGATGTAACCGTTCGTGGTTCTGTTTCTATCGGAAGAAGACTTTCAGATCCATTAGCCGAATTGGTAAAAATTGATCCGAAAGCGATTGGAGTAGGACAGTATCAGCATGATGTTGACCAGACGAAACTTAAAGAAGAATTGGACAGTACTGTAATCCGTTGTGTAAACTCGGTTGGAATTAATATCAACACAGCAAGTAAGCACTTATTAAGTTATGTGAGTGGAATAGGAGAGAAGCTGGCAGAAAATATAGTACAATACCGTTCTGAAAATGGGCCTTTTGAAGACAGAAAACAGCTGAAAAAAGTGCCTCGTTTAGGAGACAAAGCGTATCAGCAGGGAGCGGCATTTATTAGAATTACAAATGCTAAGAATCCGTTGGATAATTCGGCTGTGCATCCGGAGGCATATCCGGTTGTGGAAAAGATGGCGAAGGATTTGAATATTTCTTTGAATGAATTAATTGCAAATAAGGAGAAAACAGCGCTTATTAAGCCCGAAAAGTATGTAACACCTGAAATTGGTTTATTAACGCTGAAAGACATCATAAAAGAGCTTGAAAAGCCCGGATTAGATCCACGAAAGTCAGCTAAGGTTTTTGAATTTGATGCGAATGTAAAATCGATCAAAGACTTGAAAACCGGAATGATTTTGCCGGGAATTGTTAATAACATCACTAACTTTGGTTGTTTTGTTGACATCGGAATCAAAGAAAGTGGATTGGTTCATATTTCTCAGTTAAAATCGGGTTATGTGAGTGATGTAAATGAAGTGGTAAAATTGCATCAGCATGTTGATGTGAAAGTGACTGAGGTTGATGAAGACAGAAAGAGAATTCAGCTGACGATGATACTTTAATAAAATTCCAATACTAAAAAATCCAAATTCCAAAAATGCTGGAATAAATATAAAAGGCTCCCAAACTACAATCGTAATTTGGGAGTTTTTGGTTTAAGTCTAATTTGGTTTTGTAAGTGAAGTTTTAAAATGTATTAACTTGTTGAATATGAAAATGATAAATATTTTAAAACAACAAAATTGTACTTACCGTCTTTATTTGTTAAAATAATTCTTACTTATTATTCTATATTTGCTGTTAATTAAAAACCCCAAATACCATGAAAAAAATTATTTTAATTCTAATTGCACTATTATCTTCTAACATAGGGCAGGCTAAATTTCTTAAAGCAGTTTTGTATCTTGAAGATGGAACGAAAAAAACAGGTCTTGCTGAACTAGTTCAAAGTGAAGATTCAAAAATTAATTTTAAAATAAATGAAGAGGCCAAAAAAGAAAAGATTTTAAGTGCAGAAGTAAAAAAAATTGAATACATAGATACTGAAAATAACAAGTATATAGTAGAAAAATTTTATTTTACTACGGCAAACTTATTTACAGGTAAATTTTCTAAATCAAAGAAAAAAATTTGGTTTTATATTGTTTATGATAAAGATGTAAAAATTGGTGCGATACCGGCAGAGGGAGGCAGAAGACCAAATGCTGGCGGTACTAGTTCTGTTGTAACAATTGCTAATACAGCTTACTATTTTGGAAAAAGTAGTAGTGAAGATTTAGTTTTTGGATTCGCTACATCAGGAAATAATCTTGCAGTGGGAACAGATTCTTTAGTTAGAAAAATGTCTAAAGAAGCTTTTTCAGATTGTCCCAAACTTATTGATGCAATTGAAAAGGAAGATTTTAAATCAAATACAGTTATAGACCAGCTGAAAGTTATTTTTGAAAAAAATAAATGTAAAAAATAGGTTTTTACTTTAATAAAAATACGCCCAAATTACAATTCGTAATTTGGGCGTATTCATTATATAATTATTTCAAAATAACTTTTTTAGTAACACTTTTAAAATCATCATTGGATATTTTTACGAAATAAACTCCTGATGCCTGATTGGTTAAATTGATTTCTGTATTTTCTGAAATTGATTTTTGTTGATGAATAACACTTCCGGAAGAGGAAATTACTGAAATAGTCGATTGCTGAGGCGCGCTAATTGTGATTCGATCAGCGCTCGGATTTGGGAAAAGCGTAACAGTAGATTTTTCAATATCGAAATTTTCATTGGACAGAGTAGCAGTTGGGGGCAGATAAAAATTACCGGTTAATAAAAAGGAGTATAATGTTTTTAGAGTATGATTAAAGTAGCTGTTTGGTTCGTCGAGGTTTTTTAAATCTGTGTAAGAAGCATCTAAATGCGCCTGATTTTCACCAGCCATAGCTGCGCAGGCAAAATCGCCGACAAATGTAGCATTGTGCCACTGCCCGTTTACGGTTCCGTTTTGATTGTAACCGTCTTTAATATTGGCAGTTCCGCCAAGATTGATGCGAACAAAATCGGATGATTTTTTAGCATAGGTTTTAGCATCAGCTGTTCCGTACCAAACATAATCAACAGCAATTCGCCAAGGTGTTCTGGCTGCGTCGTAAGAATATGTTTTTCCTTCTTTGTTGTATCCGTTAGTTATGGCGATAGGAGTATAATTTCCGGAAGCTTCGCACCAATCTGATACTAGTCCGCCAACAGCATTATTTTGTGTCAAATTATTGTTGATAACCGTATAAGCTTTTGCAGCAATCTGATTCCAAAAGACAATATCATTTGTAAAAACGCCAAAAGCGCGGTAATAAGCAGGAGAGAAATAAGAAGGATTTGTGATTGAACTTCCACCAAATTGATCGCCAGGTTTTAAAACATAAGTATTGGCTTCAACTTCGTAATTTTTTATGGCAGTAATTAAAGCTGTTGCATCATTTTTGTAATTGATAGTTCCAGTACTTGTCCATTGATAATCGGCAACAATAAGAGCGAAT is a window of Flavobacterium crocinum DNA encoding:
- a CDS encoding LysE family translocator, whose amino-acid sequence is MINDILAGLPWGLFLSFMVGPVFFILLETSITKGFRAAIVFDFGVVLGDIFFIAIAYLGSYRLISSLKDKPALFIFGGIIMLAYGIISFVRLKKEEKINDEEIDRDIIKRNYGSLFVKGFLLNVINIGVLGFWLAVIISVGPKLQMQTPRMMTFFTAVIVTYLLVDCLKIVLAKQLKSKMTPTNILKIKKGISIVLMVFGVALMVQGWFPKEKEMVKNAFEKIEK
- a CDS encoding head GIN domain-containing protein, translating into MRKLIIGAAILFVQMSFGQVTKELGEFDTVKVYDKLSVKLVQSSENKVVIKGAREAELEAVNKNGILKLRMPFPKLLSGNDLEVTLYYKHIELIDVNEGAEVTSKETIKATSFKVSAQEGGKINVDLNVDKLKVSSVSGGEITATGKADNLDAGLGAGGYFLGSKLATSQTKVSVSAGGKADVNASTLVDAKVSAGGSIYIYGKPKQINQKTVFGGKIEEVK
- the rnr gene encoding ribonuclease R codes for the protein MSKKIRKPIKKEKDFSGKILKILSQNANKPFNYKQIGAKLELDDTKSRNQIIKDLKILAAQKKIVETEPGKYLVKAISQDYYEGTIDMTSRKTAYFICDEFEEDVFIPTNNLNRALDKDKVKVYVYNRRKGKRPEGEVIEVLERDKTEFVGVIDMQPNFAFVSTANPKMYTDIFIPKDKLGEAENGDVVLVKIEDWPKRADSPFGSVIRVLGKPGEHNTEIHAILAEYGLPSDFPVEVEVYAQKLDTSIQESEIAKRRDMRDTLTFTIDPKDAKDFDDALSFKKLENGNFEIGIHIADVSYYLEEGTILDDEAYQRATSVYLVDRVVPMLPEVLSNFACSLRPNEEKYTFSAVFEVSPTAQVINQWFGRTVIYSDQRFAYEEAQYIIETKDNTIPVDVSITGESYIVSDEITEATLKLDELAKILRKKRMQQGAISFDKVEVKFNLDAEGEPEGVYFKISKDANHLIEEFMLLANRKVAEYIGKQKKTFVYRIHDEPNEDKLIAMATVIAKFGYKIDFRNKGDISKSLNALMEEVNGKKEQNLIDTLAIRSMSKAKYSTENIGHYGLAFDYYSHFTSPIRRYPDVMVHRLLQYYLDGGASVDEETYETKCLHCSNMESLATNAERDSIKYMQVKYMQDHQDEEFLGVISGVTEWGIYVEIVSNKCEGMVRIREIKDDYYTFDEKQYALVGATSNSILQLGDEIYVKVKNADLVKKQLDFHFLRRAE
- a CDS encoding putative signal transducing protein — translated: MESFQTIAVFNYQHETVVLKHLLEQEEIPYFFENEMTLSVMPLYSNALGGIKLKVHPEDFEQVQQILDNLNNPLKIV
- a CDS encoding thioredoxin family protein; protein product: MKKYIILLILFSIQITQANWLTSYEDAQKMALTTNRFIIVDFWATWCGPCLEMEKNIWNNEQLQETLQGFVKLKIDIDSNKELAAKYGINSIPNILIIDANGKVIHNILGYQNISNLKSEIEKFNLSTEFLSVDLINYFKAKNFSTTIKLTQKYYDFSLLVDRNIKKKTFNVCKEYLNDYKATLDKKDIDYQKKNQKIELYKLYEFAYNFEFNKLNKKIIEFKTEEIDPINEYSYWFLKYLAEKVTSKTTSDIEEILKNKGLESVINKGNELYSFYTK
- the rpiB gene encoding ribose 5-phosphate isomerase B, with translation MKISIGNDHAGPEYKKAIVAMLEAKGYEVTNYGTDTDASVDYPDFGHPVANDVSEGKADFGIVICGSGNGIAMTVNKHPKVRAGLCWTKEIAYLTRLHNDANIVSIPARFTSIHQAVEIVETFLETAFEGGRHQNRVNKIACS
- a CDS encoding DUF1294 domain-containing protein — translated: MKILLLYFLIINSITFLLTGYDKFQTKRHNRRIPESTLFVLAFIGGSVGLLTGMFFFRHKTSKTSFIMKFLYIILVQAVIIYLKSTHNI
- a CDS encoding Tex family protein codes for the protein MTNIQFIAKTVQAPAVSIQNTVKLLEEDCTIPFISRYRKDSTGNLDETVIEQIAKLQKDYDTLVKRKEAVLKSIEEQKALTPELKKKIEESFDLQEIEDFYLPYKKKKKTKADVAREFGLEPLAKLIISESDADIDFISTQYINENVINEEAAIQGARDIVAEWINENIYVRKQLRRLYQRKATIATKVVKKKAEEEGAQKFNQYFDWEEPLTKAPAHRLLAMLRAENEGFIKMKIDVDIDDAYDVIDEIIIKKQNNTTAHLQLAIEDSYKRLLNPAIGNETLQEAKAKADANSIQVFANNLGQLLLAPPLGEKRILAIDPGFRSGCKVVCLDEKGDLLYNETIYPHAPQNEESMAIKKIRSMVNAYQIDAISIGNGTASRETEFFIKKIAFDKPIQVFVVSEAGASVYSASKIAREEFPNYDVTVRGSVSIGRRLSDPLAELVKIDPKAIGVGQYQHDVDQTKLKEELDSTVIRCVNSVGININTASKHLLSYVSGIGEKLAENIVQYRSENGPFEDRKQLKKVPRLGDKAYQQGAAFIRITNAKNPLDNSAVHPEAYPVVEKMAKDLNISLNELIANKEKTALIKPEKYVTPEIGLLTLKDIIKELEKPGLDPRKSAKVFEFDANVKSIKDLKTGMILPGIVNNITNFGCFVDIGIKESGLVHISQLKSGYVSDVNEVVKLHQHVDVKVTEVDEDRKRIQLTMIL
- a CDS encoding glycosyl hydrolase family 8, which translates into the protein MKNLFFVIALLLAAESKSQTQPFPANKVYGNGLMAVPRSSQDAQTNYDTWKINFVEYCSNGRYRIKFDNSSETVSEGIAYGMLLSAYKADKTLFDGLWLYYKDNVNTNKVMNWKISGCSGTIGQNGATDAELDAAFALIVADYQWTSTGTINYKNDATALITAIKNYEVEANTYVLKPGDQFGGSSITNPSYFSPAYYRAFGVFTNDIVFWNQIAAKAYTVINNNLTQNNAVGGLVSDWCEASGNYTPIAITNGYNKEGKTYSYDAARTPWRIAVDYVWYGTADAKTYAKKSSDFVRINLGGTANIKDGYNQNGTVNGQWHNATFVGDFACAAMAGENQAHLDASYTDLKNLDEPNSYFNHTLKTLYSFLLTGNFYLPPTATLSNENFDIEKSTVTLFPNPSADRITISAPQQSTISVISSSGSVIHQQKSISENTEINLTNQASGVYFVKISNDDFKSVTKKVILK